In the Malus domestica chromosome 16, GDT2T_hap1 genome, one interval contains:
- the LOC103403956 gene encoding guanine nucleotide-binding protein subunit gamma 2-like: MQSDGSETLSPTTLRLQSLSAADTRGKHRIHAELKRLEQETRFLEEELEQLEKMDKASSACKEILNSAETRPDPLLPITHGPLNPFWDRWFEGPQDSKGCRCWIL; the protein is encoded by the exons ATGCAATCGGATGGGTCGGAAACATTGAGCCCAACAACCCTACGGCTGCAGTCCTTGTCCGCCGCCGACACCAGAGGGAAGCACAGGATACATGCCGAGTTGAAGCGGCTCGAGCAAGAAACTAGATTCTTAGAG GAAGAACTGGAGCAACTTGAAAAGATGGATAAGGCATCATCTGCATGCAAGGA AATACTAAACAGTGCGGAAACAAGGCCTGATCCATTACTCCCAAT AACACACGGCCCTCTTAATCCGTTCTGGGATCGATGGTTCGAAGGCCCCCAAGACTCAAAAGGTTGCAGATGCTGGATATTGTGA
- the LOC103403955 gene encoding uncharacterized protein — protein MGAFISKFWFMLFPAKEYKIVVVGLDNAGKTTTLYKLHLGEVVTTNPTVGSNVEELVYKNIRFEVWDLGGQERLRTSWATYYRGTHAIIAVIDSTDRARISVMKDELLRLLAHEDLQHSVVLVFANKQDLKDAMTPAEITDTLSLHSIKNHDWHIQACCALTGEGLYDGLGWIAQHVTGKAPT, from the exons ATGGGGGCATTCATTTCCAAGTTTTGGTTCATGTTGTTTCCTGCAAAAGAGTATAAGATAGTGGTAGTTGGGTTGGACAATGCTGGGAAGACCACTACTCTTTACAAATTACACTTGGGAGAGGTTGTCACTACGAACCCAACTGTAGGCAGCAACGTCGAAGAGCTTGTCTACAAGAACATTCGATTCGAG GTATGGGATCTTGGTGGACAAGAAAGACTGAGGACTTCATGGGCAACATATTACCGTGGAACACATGCTATCATTGCGGTTATAGACAGTACGGATAGGGCCAGAATTTCAGTTATGAAAGATGAACTGTTGAGGTTGCTGGCGCATGAGGATCTTCAACATTCTGTTGTACTGGTTTTTGCCAATAAACAAGACCTCAAGGATGCAATGACCCCAGCAGAGATCACCGACACACTCTCTCTTCACAGCATCAAGAATCATGACTGGCACATCCAAGCCTGTTGTGCCCTCACAGGAGAAGGGCTGTATGATGGTCTAGGTTGGATTGCCCAGCACGTTACAGGGAAAGCGCCCACTTGA